The DNA window CGACCGGCACCGACAGCACCGGGGCCCGGCGCGCACTGCGTGCCGGGCCCCTCCGCGCGTCCCGGGCGCGCGGAGCATCGTGAAGACGGGGGAGGAAGGCCGGGCCGGACGAAGAGCGGGCAGGCGTGCGAAAAGGCTCAGGAGGCCGTCTGCGACGCCAACTCCCGTGCCGCCTCGGTCAGGTCCTTCGCCGTGTCGATCGCCCGCCAGTAGGCCCCCTGGGGCAGCGGAAAGCCCGCCAGCCGCCGCTCCCGCGCCAGCCGCGGGAAGGTCGTCCGCTCGTGGTCGCCCAAGTCGGGCAGCAGCGCCGCGAATTCGGGCCCGAAGACGTACACGCCCGCGTTGACCGGATACGGCGACGGCGGGGCCTCGATGAAGTCCAGCACCTGCCCGAACTCGTTCGTCTCCACCACCCCCCACGGAATCCGCGGACGGGCCAGCGCCAGCGTCGCCACCGCACCGCGCTCCGCGTGGAAGGCGGCCATCTCGCGCAGCGAGAACCGGGTCCAGACGTCACCGTTCGTCGCGTACCAGGACCGTTCGGGGTGCGGCAGGTGGCGCGCCGCGTACTTCAAGCCCCCGCCGCGCCCCAGCGGCTCCTCCTCCACCACCGTCGTCACCCGCAGGGGCAACTCCGCCTGCCCCAGCCATTCCTGGAGCACGCCCGCCAGGTGCCCGCAGGAGACCACGGCGTCCGTGACCCCCTCCGACGCCAGCCAGGCCAGCTGGTGCCCGATGATCGGCACCCCCGTGCCCGGGATCTCCACCATCGGCTTGGGGCGGTCGTCCGTATACGGACGCAGCCGCGAACCCTGGCCGCCCGCCAGGACGACTGCCTGGGCGGGGGCGGCGGGG is part of the Streptomyces subrutilus genome and encodes:
- a CDS encoding nucleotidyltransferase family protein; translation: MTDTPRSVPPAAAFPAAPAQAVVLAGGQGSRLRPYTDDRPKPMVEIPGTGVPIIGHQLAWLASEGVTDAVVSCGHLAGVLQEWLGQAELPLRVTTVVEEEPLGRGGGLKYAARHLPHPERSWYATNGDVWTRFSLREMAAFHAERGAVATLALARPRIPWGVVETNEFGQVLDFIEAPPSPYPVNAGVYVFGPEFAALLPDLGDHERTTFPRLARERRLAGFPLPQGAYWRAIDTAKDLTEAARELASQTAS